In Vanessa atalanta chromosome 17, ilVanAtal1.2, whole genome shotgun sequence, one DNA window encodes the following:
- the LOC125070426 gene encoding microtubule-associated protein RP/EB family member 1 isoform X3: protein MAVNVYSTNVTSENLSRHDMLAWVNDCLQSNFAKIEELCTGAAYCQFMDMLFPGSVPMKRIKFKTNLEHEYIQNFKILQAAFKKMSVDKIVPIDRLVKGRFQDNFEFLQWFKKFFDANYGGTEYDAMAQREGLPMGHGAAGAVPRAAPPSVKKPAAPVAKVAARPQTIGKANSTVRSPPVNLSRINQTGKGDSKINELKATVDGLEKERDFYFGKLRDIEVICQEMDEEHNAPIVQKILDILYATEDGFAPPEEMDGENPHPPEEDEY, encoded by the exons ATGGCTGtaaatgtgtattccacaaatGTGACATCGGAAAATCTATCCAGGCACGATATGTTAGCGTGGGTTAATGACTGCCTTCAATCAAACTTTGCTAAAATCGAAGAGCTATGTACCGGTGCCGCGTATTGTCAGTTCATGGACATGTTGTTTCCTGGTAGTGTTCCTATGAAGCGTATTAAATTCAAGACAAACCTAGAACATGAGTACATTCAAAACTTCAAAATATTACAGGCtgcctttaaaaaaatgtctgtagATAAG ATAGTACCCATTGACAGACTGGTGAAGGGTCGGTTCCAAGATAACTTTGAGTTCTTGCAATGGTTCAAGAAGTTTTTCGATGCTAACTACGGCGGCACCGAGTACGACGCCATGGCGCAGCGCGAGGGCCTGCCCATGGGGCACGGGGCCGCCGGCGCGGTTCCTCGTGCCGCGCCTCCGTCAGTTAAGAAGCCGGCGGCGCCCGTCGCTAAAGTCGCCGCTAGACCCCAAACCA ttGGCAAGGCGAACAGTACAGTAAGATCTCCACCGGTCAACTTATCCAGAATAAACCAAACTGGAAAAGGCGACTCCAAA attaatgaattaaaagcaACAGTCGACGGCCTTGAAAAGGAAAGGGACTTCTACTTCGGAAAACTTCGGGATATAGAGGTGATCTGTCAAGAGATGGACGAAGAGCACAATGCTCCAATAGTTCAAAAGATTCTGGACATCTTATATGCAACTGAG gaTGGATTTGCGCCCCCAGAGGAAATGGACGGCGAAAACCCTCACCCACCAGAGGAAGACGAATATTGA
- the LOC125070426 gene encoding microtubule-associated protein RP/EB family member 1 isoform X2, whose amino-acid sequence MAVNVYSTNVTSENLSRHDMLAWVNDCLQSNFAKIEELCTGAAYCQFMDMLFPGSVPMKRIKFKTNLEHEYIQNFKILQAAFKKMSVDKVIPVDKLIKGRFQDNFEFLQWFKKFFDANYDGREYDAFEARGGLTIGSGACDSGVPLCAGAVPPPPRARRAVPMHHSGIGKANSTVRSPPVNLSRINQTGKGDSKVIDELNHQINELKATVDGLEKERDFYFGKLRDIEVICQEMDEEHNAPIVQKILDILYATEDGFAPPEEMDGENPHPPEEDEY is encoded by the exons ATGGCTGtaaatgtgtattccacaaatGTGACATCGGAAAATCTATCCAGGCACGATATGTTAGCGTGGGTTAATGACTGCCTTCAATCAAACTTTGCTAAAATCGAAGAGCTATGTACCGGTGCCGCGTATTGTCAGTTCATGGACATGTTGTTTCCTGGTAGTGTTCCTATGAAGCGTATTAAATTCAAGACAAACCTAGAACATGAGTACATTCAAAACTTCAAAATATTACAGGCtgcctttaaaaaaatgtctgtagATAAG GTAATACCAGTGGACAAGCTGATCAAGGGGAGGTTTCAAGATAATTTTGAGTTTTTGCAGtggtttaaaaagttttttgatgCCAACTATGATGGAAGGGAGTATGATGCGTTTGAGGCCCGCGGTGGTTTAACGATCGGGTCGGGCGCGTGCGACAGCGGCGTGCCCCTGTGCGCGGGCGCGgtcccgccgccgccgcgcgcgcgccgcgctgTGCCGATGCACCACTCGGGCA ttGGCAAGGCGAACAGTACAGTAAGATCTCCACCGGTCAACTTATCCAGAATAAACCAAACTGGAAAAGGCGACTCCAAAGTAATTGACGAACTCAATCACCAG attaatgaattaaaagcaACAGTCGACGGCCTTGAAAAGGAAAGGGACTTCTACTTCGGAAAACTTCGGGATATAGAGGTGATCTGTCAAGAGATGGACGAAGAGCACAATGCTCCAATAGTTCAAAAGATTCTGGACATCTTATATGCAACTGAG gaTGGATTTGCGCCCCCAGAGGAAATGGACGGCGAAAACCCTCACCCACCAGAGGAAGACGAATATTGA
- the LOC125070426 gene encoding microtubule-associated protein RP/EB family member 1 isoform X1 has translation MAVNVYSTNVTSENLSRHDMLAWVNDCLQSNFAKIEELCTGAAYCQFMDMLFPGSVPMKRIKFKTNLEHEYIQNFKILQAAFKKMSVDKIVPIDRLVKGRFQDNFEFLQWFKKFFDANYGGTEYDAMAQREGLPMGHGAAGAVPRAAPPSVKKPAAPVAKVAARPQTIGKANSTVRSPPVNLSRINQTGKGDSKVIDELNHQINELKATVDGLEKERDFYFGKLRDIEVICQEMDEEHNAPIVQKILDILYATEDGFAPPEEMDGENPHPPEEDEY, from the exons ATGGCTGtaaatgtgtattccacaaatGTGACATCGGAAAATCTATCCAGGCACGATATGTTAGCGTGGGTTAATGACTGCCTTCAATCAAACTTTGCTAAAATCGAAGAGCTATGTACCGGTGCCGCGTATTGTCAGTTCATGGACATGTTGTTTCCTGGTAGTGTTCCTATGAAGCGTATTAAATTCAAGACAAACCTAGAACATGAGTACATTCAAAACTTCAAAATATTACAGGCtgcctttaaaaaaatgtctgtagATAAG ATAGTACCCATTGACAGACTGGTGAAGGGTCGGTTCCAAGATAACTTTGAGTTCTTGCAATGGTTCAAGAAGTTTTTCGATGCTAACTACGGCGGCACCGAGTACGACGCCATGGCGCAGCGCGAGGGCCTGCCCATGGGGCACGGGGCCGCCGGCGCGGTTCCTCGTGCCGCGCCTCCGTCAGTTAAGAAGCCGGCGGCGCCCGTCGCTAAAGTCGCCGCTAGACCCCAAACCA ttGGCAAGGCGAACAGTACAGTAAGATCTCCACCGGTCAACTTATCCAGAATAAACCAAACTGGAAAAGGCGACTCCAAAGTAATTGACGAACTCAATCACCAG attaatgaattaaaagcaACAGTCGACGGCCTTGAAAAGGAAAGGGACTTCTACTTCGGAAAACTTCGGGATATAGAGGTGATCTGTCAAGAGATGGACGAAGAGCACAATGCTCCAATAGTTCAAAAGATTCTGGACATCTTATATGCAACTGAG gaTGGATTTGCGCCCCCAGAGGAAATGGACGGCGAAAACCCTCACCCACCAGAGGAAGACGAATATTGA
- the LOC125070385 gene encoding uncharacterized protein LOC125070385: MSDSDEDLMPNNVLKYQRNPTAINANSNFNNTNITGYTFRSNMMTSTFNMPHLERQRYGMRGLDNRSMYYRRETSPMSLKSFPDSGIQNFHNSLYTRGMSSQRSVFNGRSGSPVSMRSIDSNASVSAADIALAFKNVKFNKYDLRMIKEAYNKFMKNRVRKKIEKRRNLKLFLKGNRKRSGEDSGEQGSDSSISSDDCRSSRTILHKENIPRSIHRPLKTHDLSHFRTSIKESDMYKDCTNNFKQNSLRNIVAVTSLRQNHIPQENPENTSVVTLKERFKKGSSFLLPSQRFNKSTVMSNEASLTNFIPFNKDNNCIVTGDNINHDTDSDKEEIFSQNITRDVISQQNSKQQRKRVLEVEETNASDRKRNKITMSPIKRNDCISNDINIQNNDFNFKKPQMPIRKTSIAKKDQIPEILIAKSRQPLTGSLEIELPIDKLSQPQHKLHNPEDRHALELQNKYLLQNTELEPDCSNQAEITYNSTTDVSMKPSFLKRKLFTQKLDVAESKNMSNDNLAIHSPQNTIYSACREKNKVRKLVSSQSCLSRDVGDDNVLDLIHKIVHPDQMNITAATNKKDLGKSNHENDDKWDVASVISMCNNDEGSDTYTDEEIFKNTENSKKTNNKQVNNSLLTTEKQTTTKCKVNDVQVKPKNQDKKLTPQCKVVIQKLQLKPNHCNDNNKLHETQCQNKRTVSSCVKSFWDTDFESDMEERSITPWTSRNVTKPDNNNQKEVASNSSKLNINKRNVVKGTILTVRSFQNKGINSSMSCRSDISRISRRKESDKYQEKIEENNNEMLNRTTRSKQNEEIKSTEQVKAKDQLVPSAKTKKESKLKSELSKDKSNVKTIKAKEPKTNKQTSQDRNECNTSRESLRLKQKREKANLSIQVSETTTKPKRGRQSKNTKEKSNEPVQKKQPVANKKNKETSNKETKPAKNPTIKNGTLNRSRQTPRKNNEKKQLSSTTEQSSLNISNISSRSLRVRSKNVK; this comes from the exons ATGTCGGACAGTGACGAGGATTTAATGCCAAATAATGTTCTTAAATATCAACGCAACCCAAcc gctATCAACGCTAActcgaattttaataatacaaatataacaggCTATACATTTCGAAGCAATATGATGACATCTACTTTTAATATGCCGCATTTAGAAAGGCAAAGATATGGCATGCGAGGTCTTGATAACAGAAGCATGTATTATAGAAGAGAAACATCTCCGATGTCACTAAAAAGTTTTCCTGACTCTGGTATACAAAATTTTCACAATTCATTATACACTCGTGGTATGAGCTCTCAGAGATCTGTTTTTAATGGAAGAAGTGGATCACCGGTGTCTATGAGGAGCATTG ATTCTAATGCAAGTGTCAGTGCTGCCGATATTGCACTGGCattcaaaaatgtaaaatttaacaaatatgatTTAAGAATGATAAAAGAAGCTTACAATAAATTCATGAAAAACAGGGtcagaaaaaaaatcgaaaaacgACGTAatcttaagttatttttgaaaggCAATAGAAAACGATCAGGGGAAGACTCAGGAGAGCAAGGCAGTGATTCATCGATTAGTAGTGATGATTGTCGATCATCCAGAACAATACTTCACAAAGAAAATATACCGAGATCCATACACAGACCTTTGAAAACACATGATTTATCACATTTCAGGACTTCAATAAAAGAAAGTGATATGTATAAAGactgtacaaataattttaaacagaatTCCCTAAGAAATATAGTTGCAGTAACTTCTTTAAGGCAGAATCACATACCTCAAGAAAACCCTGAAAATACCTCTGTGGTTACGCTAAAAGAGAGATTTAAAAAGGGATCATCATTTTTATTACCGTCCCAAAGGTTTAACAAATCAACAGTAATGAGTAATGAAGCTTCACTAACAAATTTCATAccatttaataaagataataactgCATAGTAACAGGTGATAATATAAATCATGATACTGATAGTGATAAGGAAGAaattttttcacaaaatataacaaGAGATGTCATTAGCCAACAAAATTCTAAACAACAACGTAAAAGGGTTCTCGAAGTTGAAGAAACAAATGCATCTGACAGAAAGAGAAATAAGATTACCATGTCACCTATAAAAAGGAATGACTGCATatcaaatgatattaatattcagAACAATGATTTTAACTTCAAAAAACCACAAATGCCCATACGAAAAACCTCTATTGCAAAAAAAGATCAAATTCCAGAAATACTGATAGCTAAGTCCCGTCAGCCTCTCACTGGAAGTTTGGAAATTGAGTTACCAATTGATAAATTATCACAACCACAACATAAATTACACAATCCTGAAGATAGACATGCATTGGAATTACAGAACAAATATTTACTACAAAATACTGAATTAGAACCAGACTGCTCTAATCAAGCAGAAATTACATACAATTCTACTACAGACGTTTCAATGAAGCCCAGTTTCTTGAAGAGGAAACTCTTTACACAAAAATTAGATGTTGCTGAAAGTAAAAATATGAGTAACGATAATTTGGCAATACACAGCCCACAAAACACAATATATAGTGCATGcagagaaaaaaacaaagtgAGAAAGTTAGTTTCATCGCAATCGTGTCTTAGTCGTGATGTTGGGGATGATAATGTTTTGGATTTAATACATAAGATTGTCCATCCTGATCAGATGAATATCACAGCTGCTACAAACAAGAAAGATTTAGGTAAAAGCAACCATGAAAATGATGATAAGTGGGATGTGGCATCTGTTATATCAATGTGCAACAATGATGAGGGTAGTGACACTTACACAgatgaagaaatatttaaaaatactgaaaatagCAAAAAAACCAACAATAAACAAGTCAATAATTCTTTGTTAACTACAGAAAAACAAACAACTACAAAATGTAAAGTAAATGATGTTCAAGTAAAACCTAAAAatcaagataaaaaattaacaccaCAATGTAAAGTTGTGATACAAAAATTGCAGCTAAAGCCTAATCattgtaatgataataataaattacatgaaaCACAAT GTCAAAACAAGAGAACTGTGTCCAGCTGTGTGAAATcgttttgggatactgatttcGAAAGTGACATGGAAGAGAGATCTATAACACCATGGACATCTAGAAATGTAACAAAGCCag ataaCAATAATCAAAAAGAAGTTGCAAGCAATAgttcaaagttaaatataaataaaagaaatgtcgTAAAAGGTACTATTCTAACTGTAAGAAGTTTTCAAAATAAGGGTATCAATAGCAGTATGTCATGTAGGTCAGATATTAGTAGAATTTCCAGAAGAAAAGAATCTGATAAGTATCAAGAAAAAATTGAAGAAAACAATAATGAAATGCTAAATAGGACAACTAGATCTAAACAGAATGAAGAAATTAAATCGACAGAACAAGTAAAAGCGAAGGATCAATTAGTACCATccgcaaaaacaaaaaaagaatccAAATTAAAAAGTGAATTAAGTAAAGACAAGTCGAATGTGAAAACAATTAAAGCCAAAGaaccaaaaacaaataaacaaacttcacAGGATAGAAACGAATGTAATACTTCTAGAGAAAGTCTCCGACTGAAGCAAAAAAGAGAAAAGGCTAATTTAAGTATCCAAGTTAGTGAAACTACTACCAAACCAAAACGAGGAAGACAATCCAAAAATACAAAGGAAAAGAGCAATGAGCCTGTTCAGAAAAAACAGCCagtagcaaataaaaaaaataaggagacatctaataaagaaacaaaaccAGCTAAGAACCCTACAATAAAGAATGGCACTTTAAATAGGAGTCGTCAAACGCctagaaaaaataatgaaaaaaagcaaTTATCTTCTACAACTGAACAGTcaagtttaaatattagtaacatttCCAGCAGAAGTTTAAGAGTTAGatcaaaaaatgtaaaatga
- the LOC125070578 gene encoding proton-coupled folate transporter-like yields the protein MTNEDDINSSNGLPIPKRSISTTIELPLFLSIVAVTLAGPAISNIILYRTCVHYLNYSVAECEPFLSPIKTNATAQLEEEVQKYSTYVTTVKMVLEYVFPAFLSLFLGVWSDTYGRKLLIVWPLFGLTMTSMLLVIFGMMDSLGPWWLILTAVPFSLSGGFVVLFTGAYCYVSDTSSSSSTLLRMTMIDATTSLGSVLGATCSTHLILKIGNTYLLLVSATISTIAYAFTNIWIRESLNGALQGGVSKILDLLLIKEMVQECLKERPNRQRAQIFLLCLVRVLTILAVFGTVGLEYLYTRQKLHWSLQEYTKYSAVSTAMLFLGGFFGVVVVQKVLRLGDIVFAIFILISATADNLIKLFAIKSWHMYLSSGVSIFKGLSGPLVRSFLTKTIPVEDVAKVLFLVSTAESICPIIYPVIFNSLYASTLATFPGAIYVLSSSMIVISIGTLGFVQYFSWNRSSGNYSPLSYGGI from the exons ATGACAAACGAAGATGACATAAATTCCAGCAATGGGCTACCAATACCAAAGAGGTCGATCTCAACGACAATTGAATTACCGCTATTTCTCTCTATAGTGGCCGTGACCTTAGCAG GACCAGCCATCAGTAATATCATCCTCTATAGAACGTGCgtgcattatttaaattattctgtgGCTGAATGCGAGCCATTCCTTTCACCCATTAAAACAAACGCTACGGCACAGTTAGAGGAAGAAGTGCAGAAATATTCTACGTATGTGACGACCGTAAAGATGGTGCTGGAGTATGTGTTCCCAGCTTTTCTATCTTTGTTTCTTGGTGTCTGGTCTGATACATACGGCAGAAAACTTTTAATAGTTTGGCCTTTATTTG gTTTGACAATGACGAGCATGTTACTAGTTATCTTTGGAATGATGGATAGCTTAGGTCCATGGTGGCTAATATTAACAGCAGTGCCTTTTTCTCTTAGTGGAGGATTCGTAGTATTATTTACTGGTGCCTACTGCTATGTTAGCGATACCAGTTCTTCCAGTAGTACGTTATTAag AATGACAATGATAGACGCAACTACATCATTAGGTAGTGTATTAGGAGCCACGTGTAGCACTCatctgattttaaaaataggaaatacatatttacttttGGTATCTGCTACAATCAGTACGATAGCATATGCTTTTACCAACATATGGATAAGGGAATCCTTGAACGGTGCTTTACAG GGCGGAGTGTCGAAAATCTTAgacttattacttataaaagaaATGGTTCAAGAATGTTTGAAAGAAAGACCTAATCGTCAGAGAGCTCAAATTTTCCTCCTGTGTCTTGTCAGAGTCCTTACAATTTTAGCCGTTTTTGGAACCGTCGGTTTGGAGTATCTTTATACGAGACAAAAACTACATTGGTCATTACAAGAATACACAAAATACTCAGCAGTGAGCACAGCAATGTTGTTCCTGGGAGGTTTCTTCGGTGTTGTCGTGGTACAGAAAGTACTTCGTCTTGGAGATATAGtctttgcaatatttatattgatctCAGCTACAGCggataatttgataaaattgtttGCAATCAAATCCTGGCACATGTACTTAA GTTCCGGAGTATCGATATTCAAAGGTCTATCGGGCCCGTTAGTGCGATCGTTTTTGACAAAAACGATTCCTGTCGAGGACGTTGCTAAAGTTTTATTTCTAGTAAGCACAGCTGAAAGTATTTGTCCGATCATATATCCAGTTATCTTTAACTCACTGTACGCGAGTACGTTGGCGACTTTTCCTGGTGCTATATATGTTCTCAGCAGCTCGATGATAGTGATCAGTATAGGTACTTTGGG atttgtacaatatttttcgtGGAATAGATCATCTGGAAATTATTCTCCACTTAGTTATGGTG GTATATAA
- the LOC125070577 gene encoding proton-coupled folate transporter-like: MAQENENIDENNSNINSVSENQTPPRPFRITMEFPLFFTMLSVSLSGAAISNLVLYRTCVHSLNHTQEECQVFLSPARNNGSQHLEEEVQKYATFVSMLRTIIESVAPAILSLFLGVWSDTHGRKPLVVWPLLGMSLSGGLIVVYSMLESLGPWWFILTSIPVSLSGGFTAMFTGSYCYVSDITTKDKRSLRMTIVEASVSAGSVIGAVASSYVLRAVGNVYLLLISAMLFVIAYVFTNVCLKESLAGAVQGGISTVLDIKLMKEMFVECFKKRPNHGRAQILLLTFANSLSIFIMYGLMSLEYMYTRQRLHWAIKQYTIYSAFNTTISFFGSFFGVILVQRLFKVTDLAFSIVAFLSSTAHYFIKTFATVSWHMYLASAISLFRGLSSPLIRSLLTKILPPQDIAKVFALMCTIEGISPLISPAMYNSLYAFTISSFPGAIYVLSAVITTLCAIFLGFVQYFRWRQTSIIYDSLSNES; encoded by the exons atggctcaagaaaatgaaaatattgacgAAAATAATTCGAATATTAATTCCGTTAGTGAGAATCAGACTCCTCCTCGGCCATTTAGAATAACCATGGAATTTCCTTTATTTTTCACCATGTTATCGGTATCATTGTCAG gTGCTGCAATAAGCAACTTAGTCTTGTACAGAACATGTGTTCATTCTTTAAACCATACTCAAGAAGAGTGTCAGGTTTTTTTATCACCAGCAAGGAACAATGGCAGTCAACATTTAGAAGAAGAAGTACAGAAATATGCAACATTTGTATCTATGTTGAGAACAATAATAGAATCAGTTGCACCTGCCATCCTTTCTCTTTTCCTTGGAGTCTGGTCTGATACTCACGGAAGAAAACCTTTAGTTGTTTGGCCTTTACTTG GAATGTCTCTGAGTGGTGGTCTGATCGTTGTCTACAGTATGTTGGAGAGTTTAGGCCCATGGTGGTTTATCCTCACTTCCATACCAGTTTCATTGTCTGGTGGTTTTACGGCTATGTTCACGGGGTCCTACTGCTACGTGAGCGACATCACTACCAAAGATAAGAGATCTCTTAG GATGACGATAGTCGAAGCTTCGGTATCAGCAGGCAGTGTTATTGGTGCCGTGGCTAGTTCGTATGTATTGCGAGCCGTTGGAAATGTATACTTGCTGTTGATATCAGCTATGTTGTTCGTAATAGCTTATGTTTTTACCAATGTTTGCTTGAAAGAATCTTTAGCTGGCGCTGTTCag GGAGGTATATCAACAGTATTAGACATTAAACTTATGAAAGAGATGTTTGTCGAATGTTTCAAAAAGCGTCCAAATCATGGACGTGCCCAAATCCTCCTGCTGACATTTGCGAACAGCTTGTCAATATTCATAATGTACGGTCTCATGAGTTTGGAGTACATGTACACGAGGCAGAGATTGCACTGGGCGATAAaacaatatactatatattcagCTTTTAACACGACGATATCATTCTTCGGATCGTTCTTCGGTGTGATATTAGTCCAGAGACTGTTCAAAGTGACGGATTTGGCGTTCTCTATCGTTGCTTTCTTATCGTCAACTGCCCATTACTTCATTAAAACATTCGCTACTGTTTCGTGGCATATGTATCTGG CTTCTGCTATATCTCTGTTTAGAGGTTTGTCGTCACCTCTGATAAGATCGCTGCTGACGAAGATACTGCCTCCGCAAGATATAGCGAAGGTGTTTGCGCTGATGTGCACGATTGAGGGCATCAGTCCACTGATATCGCCTGCGATGTACAACTCTTTGTATGCCTTCACAATATCATCATTCCCAGGCGCCATATATGTGCTGAGTGCGGTGATAACGACTTTATGTGCAATATTCTTAGG ATTTGTGCAATACTTCAGATGGCGACAAACGTCCATAATATATGACAGTTTATCCAACGAATCGTAA
- the LOC125070426 gene encoding microtubule-associated protein RP/EB family member 1 isoform X4 yields MAVNVYSTNVTSENLSRHDMLAWVNDCLQSNFAKIEELCTGAAYCQFMDMLFPGSVPMKRIKFKTNLEHEYIQNFKILQAAFKKMSVDKVIPVDKLIKGRFQDNFEFLQWFKKFFDANYDGREYDAFEARGGLTIGSGACDSGVPLCAGAVPPPPRARRAVPMHHSGIGKANSTVRSPPVNLSRINQTGKGDSKINELKATVDGLEKERDFYFGKLRDIEVICQEMDEEHNAPIVQKILDILYATEDGFAPPEEMDGENPHPPEEDEY; encoded by the exons ATGGCTGtaaatgtgtattccacaaatGTGACATCGGAAAATCTATCCAGGCACGATATGTTAGCGTGGGTTAATGACTGCCTTCAATCAAACTTTGCTAAAATCGAAGAGCTATGTACCGGTGCCGCGTATTGTCAGTTCATGGACATGTTGTTTCCTGGTAGTGTTCCTATGAAGCGTATTAAATTCAAGACAAACCTAGAACATGAGTACATTCAAAACTTCAAAATATTACAGGCtgcctttaaaaaaatgtctgtagATAAG GTAATACCAGTGGACAAGCTGATCAAGGGGAGGTTTCAAGATAATTTTGAGTTTTTGCAGtggtttaaaaagttttttgatgCCAACTATGATGGAAGGGAGTATGATGCGTTTGAGGCCCGCGGTGGTTTAACGATCGGGTCGGGCGCGTGCGACAGCGGCGTGCCCCTGTGCGCGGGCGCGgtcccgccgccgccgcgcgcgcgccgcgctgTGCCGATGCACCACTCGGGCA ttGGCAAGGCGAACAGTACAGTAAGATCTCCACCGGTCAACTTATCCAGAATAAACCAAACTGGAAAAGGCGACTCCAAA attaatgaattaaaagcaACAGTCGACGGCCTTGAAAAGGAAAGGGACTTCTACTTCGGAAAACTTCGGGATATAGAGGTGATCTGTCAAGAGATGGACGAAGAGCACAATGCTCCAATAGTTCAAAAGATTCTGGACATCTTATATGCAACTGAG gaTGGATTTGCGCCCCCAGAGGAAATGGACGGCGAAAACCCTCACCCACCAGAGGAAGACGAATATTGA